In Haloarchaeobius salinus, the sequence CGCCCATCGTCGCCATGCTGATTCCGGCCGTGACGAACCTCGCACGGCGGACCAACACCTCCCCGTCGAAGCTGCTCATCCCGCTCTCGTTCGCCTCGATGCTCGGCGGGACGCTGACCGTCATCGGGACGTCGACGAACCTCCTCGCCAGCGACGTCTGGGCGGACGTCGGCGGGCCGGACGCCCAGCCGTTCTCCCTGTTCGAGTTCACCCAGCTCGGCGCGGTCGTCCTCGCCGTCGGCATCGTCTACCTCCTGACCGTCGGTCGATACCTCACCCCGGCGAGAATCCAGGCCACCGAGTCGGCAACCGACGAGTTCGGGATGGCCGACTACCTGACCGACGTCTTCGTCGGCCCGGAGTCGTCGCTCGTCGGCGAACGGATCCGGACGCTGGCCGAGGCCGACCTCGACGTCGACGTGTTCCAGCTCGTGCGCAACGGCCGAACGGTCGTTCACGGCCTGGCTGCCGAGCGGATTCGGGGCGGTGACGTCCTTTCGGTCCGGACGGACCAGGAGACGCTCAAACAGATCCTCGACGACGAACACCTCCGGCTCCTCCCCGAAGTGCTCGAGGCGGCCGAGAACGGGGACGAACCGCTCCCCGAGGGGTTCACGCCCGACCAACACGAGTGGAACCCGTCGGTGTCGGGGGACGAGGCCGGCGCATCGACCGAGGAGGACCCCGACGAGGAAGCCGGGGTGAAGACGACGATCACGGAGGTCGTCCTGCTTCCGCGGCCGTGGGCACGACAGCGCGACGACATCGCGGGCTTCGAGCGCGAGTACGACGTGACCGTCCTGGCGGTCAGGCGCGGCAACGAGGTGATCCGCAAACGTCTCCGGGACGTCAGGCTCGAGGCCAGTGACGTGCTGCTCGTCCAGACGAGCGACGCCGCTCTGGACCGGCTTCGCAGCGACCGCGGCGTCATCGTCTCGGGCGAGGGACGGTGGGAGGAGTTCGACCGGACACGGATTCCGGTCGCGCTGGGGATTCTCGCCGGCGTCGTCGTCCTGGCCGCGCTGGAGGTGTTGCCCATCGTGGTGAGCGCTCTGACCGGCGTGGTCGCGATGCTCTTCACCGGAATCGTCACGCCGGAGGACGCCTATCGGGCGGTGGACTGGGACGTCATCTTCCTGCTCGCCGGGGTCGTCCCGCTGGGGATTGCCGTCGAATCCGCCGGCGTCTCCGAACTCCT encodes:
- a CDS encoding SLC13 family permease codes for the protein MRTGPPFLAVLSQLPSLELPVSVDVLVVLAVVVVTLVLFVTQPVPIDATAIALMVALILLGPWTGVSPEEGLSGFSNPATLTVLAMFILSEGVRRTGFIQILTLKMQAFAGDDETRQLLSIVGLAGPPAGFVNNTPIVAMLIPAVTNLARRTNTSPSKLLIPLSFASMLGGTLTVIGTSTNLLASDVWADVGGPDAQPFSLFEFTQLGAVVLAVGIVYLLTVGRYLTPARIQATESATDEFGMADYLTDVFVGPESSLVGERIRTLAEADLDVDVFQLVRNGRTVVHGLAAERIRGGDVLSVRTDQETLKQILDDEHLRLLPEVLEAAENGDEPLPEGFTPDQHEWNPSVSGDEAGASTEEDPDEEAGVKTTITEVVLLPRPWARQRDDIAGFEREYDVTVLAVRRGNEVIRKRLRDVRLEASDVLLVQTSDAALDRLRSDRGVIVSGEGRWEEFDRTRIPVALGILAGVVVLAALEVLPIVVSALTGVVAMLFTGIVTPEDAYRAVDWDVIFLLAGVVPLGIAVESAGVSELLANGIVSASVLLPAAGLLAVFYLGTALITEVVSNAASVVLMIPIAVEVATRLELNAFSFALAVTFAASTPLLTPVGYQTNLMVYGPGGYKFTDFARVGLPLQLILTVVTTLGIVYFWGL